One Kitasatospora sp. MAP12-44 DNA segment encodes these proteins:
- a CDS encoding UvrD-helicase domain-containing protein, whose protein sequence is MTGAGTPPAATSDTNADTLRDREIAGEQRHLDTVYQRLEEKLAEAEYVLEDAAKRVQVGTPGALAERDAQVYRAGAHLHRLNSEFEDFLFGRIDLQAPDAPEEHGIPSFTPLDPGDPTVAQSLHIGRLGVLDAEYGPLVIDWRAPAAAPFYRSTPLEPGRVLRRRVIRSKGRQVLGVEDDLLRPDLTPTLNGEELAVVGDGALMASLGRARSHTMRDIVSSIQKEQDEVIRAPAAGATLVTGGPGTGKTAVALHRAAFLLYQDRRRYAGGILVVSPTALLVSYTEGVLPSLGEEGQVAIRAVGSLVDGIEAGRYDTPETARIKGSDRMLQLLRRAVREALEIGAPTELKVVARGEVLRLDAGRLRAVRGNVLGSGGTPLNLLRPRARRLLLDALWVEATRHLPRPTDHYGREQRQEEKESFDDYVSDEAPFLDFLDAWWPPLSPRRVLATLRQSRHTNRIARRCVSPEEAKLLAASWRHLTDRGEGALSAHDVALIDELQLLLGEPARPKHREVDAVDLLTGLDEVTTAADRNSRQRERLPVERTEYAHIIVDEAQDLTPMQWRMIGRRARMATWTIVGDPAQSSWPFPQEAQAALDEVLSGKPRRRYTLTVNYRNPAEIADVAARVLALAAPGTPSPSAVRSTGIEPRFAAVLSPEPTAFAAAARAEVARLLDEVDGTVAIVVPMERRTEAADWIAGLGERAVALGSLEAKGLEYDATVVADPTGIAGESEAGLRVLYVALTRATQRLTVLCGPDDLPDADGVPALLR, encoded by the coding sequence ATCACCGGAGCCGGCACGCCGCCGGCAGCTACCAGCGACACCAACGCGGACACTCTGCGTGATCGGGAGATCGCCGGGGAGCAACGCCACCTCGACACCGTCTACCAACGGCTCGAGGAGAAGCTCGCCGAGGCCGAGTACGTCCTGGAGGACGCCGCCAAGCGTGTCCAGGTCGGCACGCCCGGCGCGCTCGCCGAGCGGGACGCGCAGGTCTACCGGGCCGGCGCGCACCTGCACCGGCTGAACAGCGAGTTCGAGGACTTCCTGTTCGGCCGGATCGACCTCCAGGCGCCCGACGCCCCGGAGGAGCACGGCATCCCCTCCTTCACCCCGCTGGATCCGGGCGACCCGACCGTCGCGCAGAGCCTGCACATCGGCCGGCTCGGCGTGCTCGACGCCGAGTACGGCCCGCTGGTGATCGACTGGCGGGCGCCCGCCGCGGCGCCGTTCTACCGCTCCACTCCGCTGGAGCCCGGCCGGGTGCTGCGCCGCCGGGTGATCCGCTCCAAGGGCCGCCAGGTGCTCGGCGTCGAGGACGACCTGCTGCGTCCCGACCTGACGCCGACGCTGAACGGCGAGGAGCTCGCGGTGGTCGGCGACGGCGCCCTGATGGCCTCGCTCGGCCGGGCCCGCAGCCACACCATGCGCGACATCGTCTCCTCCATCCAGAAGGAGCAGGACGAGGTCATCCGGGCGCCCGCCGCGGGCGCCACACTGGTCACCGGCGGCCCGGGCACCGGCAAGACCGCCGTCGCGCTGCACCGCGCCGCGTTCCTGCTCTACCAGGACCGCCGCCGCTACGCCGGCGGCATCCTGGTGGTCAGCCCGACCGCGCTGCTGGTCTCGTACACCGAAGGCGTGCTGCCCTCGCTCGGCGAGGAGGGCCAGGTCGCCATCCGCGCGGTCGGCAGCCTGGTGGACGGCATCGAGGCGGGCCGCTACGACACCCCCGAGACGGCGCGGATCAAGGGCTCGGACCGGATGCTCCAGCTGCTGCGCCGGGCCGTCCGGGAGGCGCTGGAGATCGGCGCGCCGACCGAGCTGAAGGTGGTCGCCCGCGGCGAGGTGCTGCGGCTGGACGCCGGCCGGCTGCGGGCGGTGCGCGGCAACGTGCTGGGCAGCGGCGGCACGCCGCTCAACCTGCTGCGCCCGCGGGCCCGCCGGCTGCTCCTTGACGCCCTGTGGGTGGAGGCCACCCGGCACCTGCCGCGGCCCACCGACCACTACGGCCGTGAGCAGCGCCAGGAGGAGAAGGAGTCCTTCGACGACTACGTCAGCGACGAGGCGCCGTTCCTGGACTTCCTGGACGCCTGGTGGCCCCCGCTCTCCCCGCGCCGGGTGCTCGCGACGCTGCGCCAGTCCCGGCACACCAACCGGATCGCCCGACGCTGCGTCAGCCCCGAGGAGGCCAAGCTGCTGGCGGCCTCCTGGCGACACCTCACCGACCGCGGCGAGGGCGCGCTCTCCGCGCACGACGTCGCGCTGATCGACGAGCTGCAGCTGCTGCTCGGGGAGCCGGCCAGGCCCAAGCACCGCGAGGTGGACGCCGTCGACCTGCTCACCGGGCTGGACGAGGTGACCACCGCGGCGGACCGCAACTCCCGCCAGCGCGAGCGCCTTCCGGTCGAGCGGACCGAGTACGCGCACATCATCGTGGACGAGGCCCAGGACCTCACCCCGATGCAGTGGCGGATGATCGGCCGGCGGGCCCGGATGGCCACCTGGACGATCGTCGGCGACCCGGCGCAGTCCTCCTGGCCGTTCCCGCAGGAGGCGCAGGCCGCGCTGGACGAGGTGCTGTCCGGCAAGCCGCGTCGGCGCTACACACTGACCGTCAACTACCGCAACCCGGCCGAGATCGCCGACGTCGCGGCCAGGGTGCTGGCGCTGGCGGCGCCGGGCACGCCCTCGCCGAGCGCGGTGCGCTCGACCGGGATCGAGCCGCGGTTCGCCGCGGTCCTCTCCCCGGAGCCGACGGCCTTCGCGGCCGCCGCCCGGGCCGAGGTGGCCCGACTGCTGGACGAGGTGGACGGCACGGTGGCGATCGTGGTGCCGATGGAGCGCCGGACCGAGGCCGCCGACTGGATCGCCGGGCTCGGCGAGCGCGCGGTGGCGCTGGGCAGCCTGGAGGCCAAGGGCCTTGAGTACGACGCGACGGTGGTCGCCGACCCGACCGGCATCGCCGGCGAGTCGGAGGCCGGCCTGCGGGTGCTGTACGTCGCGCTGACCCGCGCGACGCAGCGGCTGACCGTGCTCTGCGGCCCGGACGACCTGCCCGACGCGGACGGCGTCCCGGCGCTGCTGCGGTAG
- a CDS encoding alpha/beta hydrolase-fold protein: protein MNISLLDGWFPWGVQLAAAAVLLVAVGWRDRRWRLRRLPVALAGAALLTVLAELAVVELAGVTDPLPVGLWLWVGSALAGLTVLVVGWRGARWWRRALAPLAALLALLAGANALNAFTGYFPTMADAVGELTGAPLPQQVSLDRLGSLTGRTSTGRIVEVDIPDTAGGFVHREELVYLPPVWFRSTARPRLPVLEMIGGAFSAPDNWVRAGSAVQTVDAYAAQHGGYAPVLVFADATGGFKSDTECVDGPDGMAEDHLVRDIPPFVEKTFNTATDPRKWGVAGWSMGGTCAVDLSVEHPNVFTHFEDISGDLGPNLGDKQQTIDQLYGGNAAAWAAHDPMTVLSHHAKYRDVSGWFESGDQEAAQIGQARELGQAAGKDGISSSVTVEPGRHDWQFATTAFAQALPWLAQQLGTPGPHQPPAPARV, encoded by the coding sequence ATGAACATCTCGTTGCTGGACGGCTGGTTCCCGTGGGGAGTCCAGCTCGCGGCCGCAGCCGTCCTGCTGGTGGCCGTCGGTTGGCGCGACCGCCGCTGGCGGCTGCGCCGGCTGCCGGTCGCGCTGGCGGGCGCGGCGCTGCTCACGGTGCTCGCCGAGCTGGCCGTGGTGGAGCTGGCCGGGGTCACCGACCCGCTGCCGGTCGGCCTCTGGCTCTGGGTAGGTTCGGCGCTGGCCGGGCTCACCGTCCTGGTGGTCGGCTGGCGCGGGGCGCGCTGGTGGCGCCGCGCGCTGGCACCGCTCGCCGCGCTGCTGGCCCTGCTGGCCGGCGCCAACGCGCTGAACGCCTTCACCGGGTACTTCCCGACCATGGCCGACGCGGTCGGCGAGCTGACCGGTGCCCCGCTGCCGCAGCAGGTGTCGCTCGACCGGCTCGGCTCGCTCACCGGTCGGACCAGCACCGGGCGCATCGTCGAGGTGGACATTCCGGACACCGCCGGCGGCTTCGTCCACCGCGAGGAGCTGGTCTACCTGCCGCCGGTGTGGTTCCGCAGCACGGCGCGCCCCAGGCTGCCGGTGCTGGAGATGATCGGCGGGGCCTTCTCGGCCCCCGACAACTGGGTGCGGGCCGGCAGCGCCGTGCAGACCGTCGACGCCTATGCCGCCCAGCACGGCGGCTACGCCCCGGTGCTGGTCTTCGCGGATGCGACCGGCGGTTTCAAATCGGACACCGAATGCGTCGACGGCCCGGACGGAATGGCCGAGGACCATCTGGTCAGGGATATTCCGCCGTTTGTCGAGAAGACGTTCAACACGGCCACCGATCCCCGCAAGTGGGGAGTGGCCGGCTGGTCGATGGGCGGCACCTGCGCGGTCGACCTCTCGGTCGAGCACCCGAATGTCTTCACGCATTTCGAGGACATCTCCGGTGACCTCGGACCGAATCTCGGGGACAAGCAGCAGACCATCGACCAGCTCTACGGCGGCAACGCGGCGGCCTGGGCGGCGCATGACCCGATGACCGTACTGTCCCACCACGCGAAGTACCGCGACGTCTCCGGCTGGTTCGAGAGCGGCGACCAGGAGGCGGCCCAGATCGGCCAGGCCAGGGAGTTGGGGCAGGCCGCCGGCAAGGACGGCATCAGCAGCAGTGTCACGGTCGAACCGGGCAGGCACGACTGGCAGTTCGCCACCACCGCGTTCGCCCAGGCGCTGCCCTGGCTGGCCCAGCAGCTCGGCACCCCCGGGCCGCATCAGCCCCCGGCACCCGCCCGGGTCTAA
- the smpB gene encoding SsrA-binding protein SmpB: MAKETGQKLIAQNKKARHEYTILDTYECGMVLTGTEVKSLREGRANLVDGYAYTQGHEVWIDNVFIPEYTQGTWTNHSARRKRKLLLHRSEINKLEVKTKEGGHTLIPLSLYFKDGRVKLELALAIGKKLYDKRQTLREKQDTRETARAVAAARKRQR; this comes from the coding sequence ATGGCAAAGGAAACGGGACAGAAGCTGATCGCGCAGAACAAGAAGGCGCGCCACGAGTACACCATCCTGGACACCTACGAGTGCGGGATGGTCCTCACCGGTACCGAGGTGAAGTCGCTGCGCGAGGGCCGGGCCAACCTGGTCGACGGCTACGCCTACACCCAGGGCCACGAGGTGTGGATCGACAACGTCTTCATCCCCGAGTACACCCAGGGGACGTGGACCAACCACTCGGCGCGGCGCAAGCGCAAGCTGCTGCTGCACCGGTCGGAGATCAACAAGCTCGAGGTGAAGACCAAGGAGGGCGGCCACACGCTCATCCCGCTGTCGCTGTACTTCAAGGACGGCCGGGTCAAGCTGGAGCTGGCGCTCGCGATCGGCAAGAAGCTCTACGACAAGCGGCAGACGCTGCGCGAGAAGCAGGACACCCGGGAGACGGCGCGCGCCGTCGCGGCCGCCCGCAAGCGCCAGCGCTGA
- a CDS encoding S41 family peptidase, with protein MAATVRRARQGAVLSLVFGAVLFSGAAAGAWGGGAPVAVRRASSASSAATSRSASSADGAPADGVATLTPQQAERLVAAGGDRWAAYYSPQDYAEFTQGLDGEYLGVGLSVDRDEDGATLVSRVRPAGPADGAGVGVGDRLLTVDGAAVDRLPVTEVVARLRGRADTPSAGGLPALPGSAVRLGLRSPGGQARTVTLCRTLLATQDVTVDHPAAGVLQIAVRAFTSGVGAQVRDALRDAAPAARRTGVVLDLRGNSGGLVEEAVAVASVFLDGGPVASYQSGGERRELTAEPGGDTLTPLVVLVDGGTMSAAELLTGALQDRCRAVVVGARTFGKGTVQQPSRLADGSVLELTVGRYYTPAGRSPDGTGLTPDVPAADPAEACPLALRVLAGLGGTRKPAADHPSEMRE; from the coding sequence ATGGCGGCAACAGTGCGGCGGGCGCGGCAGGGGGCCGTGCTCTCGCTGGTGTTCGGCGCGGTGCTGTTCAGCGGGGCGGCGGCGGGAGCCTGGGGTGGCGGGGCTCCGGTGGCGGTGCGGCGGGCCTCCTCGGCCTCCTCGGCCGCCACCAGCCGCTCGGCCTCCTCGGCGGACGGTGCGCCGGCCGACGGCGTTGCGACGCTCACGCCGCAGCAGGCCGAGCGGCTGGTGGCGGCCGGTGGTGACCGCTGGGCCGCGTACTACAGCCCGCAGGACTACGCCGAGTTCACCCAGGGCCTGGACGGCGAGTACCTGGGTGTCGGGCTCTCGGTGGACCGCGACGAGGACGGCGCCACGCTGGTCTCCCGGGTGCGGCCGGCCGGGCCGGCCGACGGTGCGGGCGTCGGGGTCGGCGACCGGCTGCTCACGGTGGACGGCGCGGCCGTCGACCGGCTGCCGGTCACCGAGGTGGTGGCGCGGCTGCGCGGCCGGGCCGACACGCCGTCAGCGGGGGGCCTGCCGGCGCTCCCGGGCTCGGCCGTCCGGCTGGGCCTGCGCTCGCCGGGCGGGCAGGCACGGACGGTGACGCTGTGTCGGACGCTGCTGGCCACCCAGGACGTCACCGTGGACCACCCCGCCGCCGGGGTGCTGCAGATCGCCGTGCGGGCGTTCACCAGCGGGGTCGGCGCGCAGGTCCGCGACGCCCTGCGGGACGCCGCGCCGGCGGCCCGGCGGACCGGTGTGGTGCTGGATCTGCGGGGCAACTCGGGCGGCCTGGTCGAGGAGGCGGTGGCCGTCGCGTCGGTCTTCCTGGACGGCGGCCCGGTCGCCTCCTACCAGTCCGGCGGTGAGCGCAGGGAGTTGACCGCCGAGCCGGGCGGGGACACCCTGACCCCGCTGGTGGTGCTGGTGGACGGCGGCACGATGAGCGCCGCCGAACTGCTCACCGGCGCCCTGCAGGACCGCTGCCGGGCGGTGGTGGTGGGCGCCAGGACCTTCGGCAAGGGCACCGTGCAGCAGCCCAGCCGGCTGGCCGACGGATCGGTGCTCGAACTGACCGTGGGCCGCTACTACACCCCCGCCGGCCGCTCCCCGGACGGCACCGGCCTGACCCCCGACGTACCCGCCGCGGATCCGGCCGAGGCCTGCCCGCTGGCGCTGCGGGTGCTGGCCGGCCTCGGCGGCACCCGAAAACCTGCTGCCGACCACCCGTCTGAGATGCGAGAATAA
- the ftsX gene encoding permease-like cell division protein FtsX, with protein sequence MRAQFVLSEIGVGLRRNLTMTIAVVVSVALSLALAGASLLVRDQVNSMKGYWYDKVEVSIYFCTKADAKTAPQCAPGAATDDQIAAVKATLDKMPLVKSATFETQAEAYKNWKSMNPDPALVSVLGADAIPSSWRVKLNDPTRFDVIQSATAGLPGVRSVEDQRQILENLFGLLNGLQTAAFVIMVLMLSVALLLIVNTVRVSAFSRRRETGIMRLVGASNFYVQMPFIAEAAFAALLGAVMASGLLLIGNYGVQHWLANKVKFIHFIGLSSVLAVIPLLIVAGMAMAAVAAFLTLRKYLKV encoded by the coding sequence ATGCGCGCCCAGTTCGTTCTGTCGGAGATCGGTGTGGGTCTCCGCCGCAACCTGACGATGACCATCGCGGTCGTGGTCAGTGTCGCGCTCTCGCTCGCACTCGCCGGCGCCAGCCTCCTGGTCCGCGACCAGGTCAACTCCATGAAGGGGTACTGGTACGACAAGGTCGAGGTGAGCATCTACTTCTGCACCAAGGCCGATGCCAAGACCGCGCCGCAGTGCGCCCCCGGGGCGGCCACCGACGACCAGATCGCGGCCGTCAAGGCCACGCTGGACAAGATGCCGCTGGTGAAGAGCGCCACCTTCGAGACCCAGGCGGAGGCGTACAAGAACTGGAAGAGCATGAACCCGGACCCCGCTCTGGTGTCCGTGCTCGGGGCCGACGCGATCCCGTCCTCCTGGCGGGTGAAGCTGAACGACCCGACGCGCTTCGACGTGATCCAGAGCGCCACCGCCGGTCTACCGGGCGTCCGCTCGGTGGAGGACCAGCGGCAGATCCTGGAGAACCTCTTCGGGCTGCTCAACGGTCTGCAGACGGCAGCCTTCGTGATCATGGTGCTGATGCTCTCGGTTGCGCTCCTGCTGATCGTCAACACCGTCCGGGTGTCGGCCTTCAGCAGACGACGGGAGACCGGCATCATGCGCCTGGTCGGCGCCTCCAACTTCTATGTGCAGATGCCGTTCATCGCCGAGGCGGCGTTCGCCGCCCTGCTGGGAGCGGTGATGGCCTCCGGTCTGCTGCTGATCGGCAACTACGGCGTGCAGCACTGGCTGGCCAACAAGGTGAAGTTCATCCACTTCATCGGGCTCTCCTCGGTGCTGGCGGTGATCCCGCTGCTGATCGTGGCGGGTATGGCGATGGCGGCTGTCGCGGCCTTCCTGACGCTGCGCAAGTACCTGAAGGTCTGA
- the ftsE gene encoding cell division ATP-binding protein FtsE codes for MIRFDNVSKTYPKQNRPALSDVSLEIEKGEFVFLVGSSGSGKSTFLRLTLREERPSTGEVHVMGKDLGKLSNWKVPHMRRQLGCVFQDFRLLPNKTVAQNVAFALEVIGKPKSAINKVVPEVLDLVGLGGKEDRMPGELSGGEQQRVAIARAFVNRPMLLIADEPTGNLDPQNSVGIMKLLDRINRTGTTVLMATHDQAIVDQMRKRVIELDKGLLVRDQARGVYGYQH; via the coding sequence GTGATCAGATTCGACAACGTTTCCAAGACCTATCCCAAGCAGAACCGGCCGGCCCTGTCGGACGTCTCGCTGGAGATCGAAAAGGGCGAGTTCGTCTTCCTGGTCGGTTCCTCCGGCTCGGGGAAGTCCACCTTCCTGCGCCTGACCCTGCGCGAGGAGCGCCCCAGCACGGGCGAGGTCCACGTGATGGGCAAGGACCTGGGCAAGCTCTCCAACTGGAAGGTCCCGCACATGCGGCGCCAGTTGGGCTGCGTCTTCCAGGACTTCCGCCTGCTGCCGAACAAGACCGTGGCGCAGAACGTGGCGTTCGCGCTGGAGGTCATCGGCAAGCCCAAGTCCGCCATCAACAAGGTGGTCCCCGAGGTGCTCGACCTCGTCGGCCTCGGCGGCAAGGAGGACCGGATGCCCGGCGAGCTCTCCGGTGGTGAGCAGCAGCGCGTCGCGATCGCCCGGGCCTTCGTGAACCGCCCGATGCTGCTGATCGCGGACGAGCCGACCGGCAACCTGGACCCGCAGAACTCGGTCGGCATCATGAAGCTGCTGGACCGCATCAACCGCACCGGGACCACCGTCCTGATGGCCACGCACGACCAGGCCATCGTCGACCAGATGCGCAAGCGCGTGATCGAGCTCGACAAGGGGCTGCTGGTCCGCGACCAGGCCCGCGGCGTCTACGGCTACCAGCACTAG
- the prfB gene encoding peptide chain release factor 2, translated as MAAVDPSEALKSLETTMGSIEAVLDLDKIRADLARLEEEAGAPDLWDDLANAQKVTSRLSFLQGELRRVQTLRSRIEDLAVMYELAEAENDADTRTEADAELVSLQKAIEELEVRTLLSGEYDAREALVNIRAEAGGVDAADFAEQLMRMYLRWAERHGYPTEVYDTSYAEEAGIKSATFSVKVPYAYGTLSVEQGTHRLVRISPFDNQGRRQTSFAGVEVLPVVQQSDHVDIDETELRIDVYRASGPGGQGVNTTDSAVRITHLPTGVVVSCQNERSQIQNKASAMNVLQAKLLERRRQEERALMDSLKGEGSSWGNQMRSYVLHPYQMVKDLRTEHEVNNPQAVLDGDIDGFIEAGIRWRKQSEAAE; from the coding sequence GTGGCAGCCGTCGATCCTTCCGAAGCGCTCAAGTCCCTCGAAACGACCATGGGGTCCATCGAGGCCGTCCTCGACCTGGACAAGATCCGGGCCGACCTGGCACGTCTGGAGGAGGAGGCAGGGGCCCCCGACCTCTGGGACGACCTCGCGAATGCGCAGAAGGTCACCAGTCGGCTCTCCTTCCTCCAGGGCGAACTGCGCCGGGTCCAGACCCTGCGCAGCCGGATCGAGGACCTGGCCGTGATGTACGAGCTCGCCGAGGCCGAGAACGACGCGGACACCCGCACCGAGGCCGACGCCGAGCTGGTCTCGCTGCAGAAGGCGATCGAGGAGCTGGAGGTCCGCACGCTGCTCTCCGGTGAGTACGACGCCCGCGAGGCCCTGGTCAACATCCGGGCCGAGGCCGGTGGCGTGGACGCCGCCGACTTCGCCGAGCAGCTGATGCGGATGTACCTGCGCTGGGCCGAGCGGCACGGCTACCCGACCGAGGTCTACGACACCTCGTACGCGGAGGAGGCCGGCATCAAGTCCGCCACCTTCAGCGTCAAGGTCCCGTACGCCTACGGCACGCTCTCCGTCGAGCAGGGCACCCACCGCCTGGTGCGGATCTCGCCGTTCGACAACCAGGGCCGCCGGCAGACCTCGTTCGCGGGCGTCGAGGTGCTCCCGGTCGTCCAGCAGAGCGACCACGTGGACATCGACGAGACCGAGCTGCGGATCGACGTGTACCGCGCCTCCGGCCCCGGCGGCCAGGGCGTCAACACCACCGACTCGGCGGTCCGGATCACCCACCTGCCGACCGGCGTGGTGGTCTCCTGCCAGAACGAGCGCTCGCAGATCCAGAACAAGGCGTCCGCGATGAACGTCCTGCAGGCCAAGCTGCTGGAGCGGCGACGCCAGGAGGAGCGGGCCCTGATGGACTCGCTCAAGGGCGAGGGCAGCTCCTGGGGCAACCAGATGCGCTCCTACGTGCTGCACCCGTACCAGATGGTCAAGGACCTGCGGACCGAGCACGAGGTCAACAACCCGCAGGCCGTGCTCGACGGCGACATCGACGGCTTCATCGAGGCCGGCATCCGCTGGCGCAAGCAGAGCGAGGCCGCCGAGTAG
- a CDS encoding serine/threonine-protein kinase — translation MARKIGSRYTVHQVIGRGSAGTVWLGEGPDGPVAVKLLREDLASDQVLVGRFVQERAALTGLDHPRVVGVHDMVVDGDDLALVMELVHGSDLRSRLEREGVLAPQAAVSVIADVADGLAAAHAAGIVHRDVKPENVMLDLAEPPGPGGAPRAKLTDFGIARLVDAPRRTRATRIIGTPDYLAPEIIEGLEPRAAVDIYALATVLYELLAGFTPFGGGHTGAVLRRHVTESVPPVPGLPDGLWRIIAECLAKAPASRLRAAELADRLREQLPALAGLPPLVLPAQGRPPVEEAPTALEAVYAEADTGTGAHRRRRGPAVPLVPAPAPDSTRDTHTSLRRPSAQELAAYAAESRAQRAAPAAAHRRGRRALVRRRRLLAVLLAVVLLLAGAAAAYTAFAAGPSEGPGRAAPAVTSYRPVPTPPASH, via the coding sequence TTGGCACGCAAGATCGGCAGCCGGTACACCGTGCACCAGGTGATCGGCAGGGGGTCCGCCGGCACCGTGTGGCTGGGCGAGGGCCCCGACGGGCCGGTGGCCGTGAAACTGCTGCGCGAGGACCTCGCCTCCGACCAGGTGCTGGTGGGCCGCTTCGTCCAGGAGCGGGCCGCGCTGACCGGTCTCGACCACCCCCGGGTGGTCGGCGTGCACGACATGGTGGTGGACGGCGACGACCTGGCGCTGGTGATGGAGTTGGTGCACGGCAGCGACCTGCGCTCCCGGCTGGAGCGCGAGGGCGTGCTGGCACCGCAGGCCGCCGTCTCGGTGATCGCGGACGTCGCCGACGGCCTGGCCGCCGCGCACGCCGCCGGGATCGTGCACCGCGACGTCAAGCCGGAGAACGTGATGCTCGACCTGGCCGAACCGCCGGGGCCGGGCGGGGCTCCGCGCGCCAAGCTCACCGACTTCGGCATCGCCCGCCTGGTGGACGCCCCGCGCCGGACCCGGGCCACCCGGATCATCGGCACTCCCGACTACCTGGCCCCCGAGATCATCGAGGGCCTGGAGCCGCGCGCCGCCGTCGACATCTACGCGCTGGCCACCGTGCTCTACGAGCTGCTGGCCGGCTTCACGCCGTTCGGCGGTGGGCACACCGGTGCGGTGCTGCGCCGGCACGTCACCGAGAGCGTGCCGCCCGTCCCCGGGCTGCCGGACGGCCTGTGGCGGATCATCGCCGAGTGCCTGGCCAAGGCGCCGGCCTCCCGGCTGCGCGCGGCCGAGCTCGCCGACCGGCTGCGCGAGCAGCTGCCGGCGCTGGCCGGTCTGCCGCCGCTGGTGCTGCCGGCCCAGGGCCGGCCGCCGGTCGAGGAGGCGCCGACCGCCCTGGAGGCGGTCTACGCCGAGGCGGACACCGGCACGGGGGCCCACCGCCGCCGGCGCGGTCCGGCCGTCCCGCTGGTCCCGGCGCCCGCGCCGGACTCCACCCGGGACACCCACACCAGCCTGCGCCGCCCCAGCGCTCAGGAGCTGGCGGCGTACGCCGCCGAGTCGCGCGCCCAGCGGGCGGCGCCCGCGGCGGCGCACCGCAGGGGGCGCCGGGCCCTGGTGCGCCGGCGGCGGCTGCTCGCCGTGCTGCTGGCCGTCGTGCTGCTGCTGGCCGGGGCCGCAGCGGCGTACACGGCCTTTGCGGCGGGCCCGTCGGAGGGCCCCGGCAGGGCGGCCCCGGCGGTCACCTCCTACCGGCCGGTCCCAACGCCCCCCGCGAGCCATTAG